From one Mytilus edulis chromosome 1, xbMytEdul2.2, whole genome shotgun sequence genomic stretch:
- the LOC139519331 gene encoding glycoprotein 3-alpha-L-fucosyltransferase A-like, producing the protein MSLKKGWHSVVRKNVYKAVLAFLFVVWMIWTLEQIKDFERTDLNNIKTQPQVLRPRGSEKKITILFYAKPIWFNPKSIIFDRCIYKNCELTVDKTLFSKSEAVIFHHNSFSTLPEKPSGQVWIFATLESPYHTSKNFKTDKLKMKFNWTQSYRKDSDGFSPFAILRKQLKNPVTNYSAIFTNKTKNIAWVVSHCRTPSKREAYVKELVKYIDVDIYGSCGKPCSFKNKEDCKSYLSKTYKFYLSFENSLCKDYLTEKILTLYRNGMNFIPIVRGAPNAGDYLPQKTYISTSEFQSPQQLAAFLKKIGSDETRYISYLKQKDKYFADGSGGLKLGFCDICYHLNVRNQKPKIIDINKWLWENQCHMPNDLHT; encoded by the exons ATGAGTCTAAAGAAAGGATGGCACTCCGTCGTAA GAAAGAATGTGTACAAAGCTGTTCTTGCCTTTTTATTTGTAGTATGGATGATATGGACATTagaacaaataaaagattttgaaagAACAGATTTAAATAATATCAAGACACAACCTCAAGTTTTAAGGCCTCGtggttctgaaaaaaaaatcactatattATTTTATGCAAAACCTATTTGGTTTAATCCAAAATCAATCATCTTTGATAGATGTATCTACAAAAACTGTGAATTAACAGTTGACAAAACGCTTTTTTCGAAAAGTGAAGCTGTCATCTTTCATCATAATTCTTTCTCAACATTGCCTGAAAAGCCAAGTGGTCAAGTATGGATATTTGCTACTCTCGAGAGTCCATATCATActagtaaaaattttaaaactgacaaATTGAAGATGAAATTTAATTGGACACAATCGTATCGAAAAGATTCAGATGGATTTTCCCCGTTTGCAATTCTGAGGAAACAGCTTAAAAATCCAGTAACGAATTATTCTGCTATATTCacgaataaaacaaaaaacattgcTTGGGTCGTTAGCCATTGTCGAACTCCATCAAAGCGAGAAGCTTATGTGAAAGAACTGGTGAAATATATTGATGTTGATATTTATGGAAGTTGTGGTAAACCTTGCTCATTCAAAAACAAAGAAGATTGTAAATCCTATTTGagtaaaacttacaaattttatctttcatttgaaAATTCATTATGCAAGGACTATTTGACTGAAAAAATACTAACACTGTACAGGAATGGTATGAACTTTATTCCAATTGTTCGAGGTGCACCTAATGCAGGAGATTATTTGCCCCAAAAAACATATATCTCAACGTCTGAATTTCAGTCTCCTCAGCAGCTTGCGGCATTTCTAAAGAAGATAGGCAGCGATGAAACACgttatatttcatatttgaaacaaaaagacaaatattttgcTGATGGATCTGGAGGGTTAAAATTGGGATTTTGTGACATATGTTATCATTTAAATGTTAGAAATCAAAAGCCTAAAATTATTGATATCAACAAGTGGTTATGGGAAAACCAGTGTCATATGCCGAATGACCTGCACACTTAA